In Paralichthys olivaceus isolate ysfri-2021 chromosome 1, ASM2471397v2, whole genome shotgun sequence, the following are encoded in one genomic region:
- the gatm gene encoding glycine amidinotransferase, mitochondrial, protein MLRVRCLRGGSRGAEAAHLIGAMLGRSVTGWVHRAFQSTSSAAAVQSQSAVEEEHVTGLVQQDCPVSCFNEWDPLEEVIVGRAENANVPPFTVEVKANTYEKNWPFFQKYGGQPFPADHLKKAVAEIEEMCNILRHEGVNVRRPEPIDWSLNYTTPDFSSSGLYAAMPRDILLVVGNEIIEAPMAWRSRFFEYRAYRPLMKEYFNKGAKWTTAPKPTMADELYDQDYPMRTVEDRHKLAAQGKFVTTEHEPCFDAADFIRAGRDIFVQRSQVTNYMGIEWMRRHLGSDYKIHIISFKDPNPMHIDATFNIIGPGLVLSNPDRPCHQIEMFKKAGWTVVKPPTPLMPDDHPLWMSSKWLSMNVLMLDEKRVMVEDNETTIQKMFEKLGIKTIKVSIRHANSLGGGFHCWTTDVRRRGTLQSYFH, encoded by the exons ATGCTGCGAGTCAGGTGTCTGAGAGGAGGTAGCAGGGGGGCCGAGGCTGCCCATCTGATCGGAGCCATG CTCGGCCGCTCAGTGACTGGATGGGTTCACAGGGCGTTCCAGAGCACCTCAAGTGCAGCAGCTGTTCAGTCCCAGTCTGCAGTAGAAGAGGAGCATGTTACTGGACTCGTACAGCAGGACTGTCCCGTCAGCTGCTTCAATGAATGGGACCCTCTGGAGGAGGTGATTGTGGGTCGTGCTGAAAATGCCAATGTCCCTCCCTTCACTGTGGAAGTGAAA GCTAACACATATGAGAAGAACTGGCCCTTCTTCCAGAAGTATGGTGGCCAGCCTTTTCCTGCGGACCACTTGAAAAAAGCTGTTGCTGAGATTGAAGAAATGTGCAATATCCTGCGTCACGAAGGCGTCAATGTGAGGAGGCCGGAGCCCATCGACTGGTCCCTGAACTACACCACTCCAGATTTCTCATCCTCCG GTTTGTACGCTGCCATGCCCAGAGACATCCTCTTAGTTGTGGGAAATGAGATCATCGAGGCCCCTATGGCCTGGAGATCTCGCTTCTTCGAGTACCGGGCCTACAGACCTTTGATGAAGGAATACTTCAATAAAGGTGCTAAATGGACCACGGCTCCCAAACCCACCATGGCTGACGAGCTGTACGATCAG GACTACCCCATGCGCACCGTGGAGGACAGACACAAGCTGGCCGCCCAGGGGAAGTTTGTAACCACGGAGCACGAGCCCTGTTTCGATGCTGCTGATTTCATTAGAGCCGGGAGGGACATTTTTGTCCAGAGGAGTCAG GTTACAAATTATATGGGAATTGAATGGATGCGTCGTCATCTGGGATCAGACTACAAGATCCACATAATCTCATTCAAAGATCCCAACCCCATGCACATCGACGCCACTTTCAACATCATCGGGCCTGGACTGGTGCTGTCTAACCCTGATCGCCCGTGTCACCAG ATTGAGATGTTCAAGAAGGCTGGCTGGACTGTGGTGAAACCTCCAACGCCTCTGATGCCTGATG ACCACCCACTGTGGATGTCCTCCAAATGGCTGTCCATGAATGTCCTGATGTTGGACGAGAAGCGTGTTATGGTTGAAGACAATGAAACCACcattcagaaaatgtttgagaaaCTTG gtATCAAGACCATAAAGGTGAGCATTCGCCATGCCAACTCCCTGGGTGGTGGCTTCCACTGCTGGACAACCGATGTCCGCCGCCGTGGTACCCTGCAGTCCTACTTCCACTAG